The Armatimonadota bacterium genomic interval GGCGACCTGTGGGGCGGGAACTGGATGGCCTCCGGCGGCGAACCGGTGGTTTTCGATCCGGCCGTCTACTACGGCGACCGGGAGGTCGAAGTTGCCTTCACCGAACTGTTCGGCGCATTCCCGCATGCCTTCTACCGCGCCTACCGCGAGGCGTGGCCGCTGGAGGCGGGCTACGAGGAACGCAGGCCGCTATATCAGCTCTATCCGCTGCTCGTGCACCTCAACCTGTTCGGCGAAGCGTACCTGCCAGCCGTGGATCGGTTGGTCGCCCGCTACTCGAGGTGACGGGGGCGTCGTTCGCCAACCGGGCGAACCAGCGGTCGGCGACCGTCAGGAAGGCGTCGACGCACAGGGGGTCGAACTGCGTGCCCGCCATCGCGCGGATGTGGTCTAGGGCCTCCCGGTGGCTGAGGGCCTGCGATAGGGTCGGTCCGAGGTGAGCGCGTCGTACACGTCAGCTACCGCGAGGATCCGCGCCTGCAGTGGGATCTGCGTACCGGACAGGCCGGCCGGATAGCCGCCGCCGTCGTACCACTCGTAGTGGTGCAGTACGCCGGGCAACTCGTCGCGCAGGGATGCGATCTCCCGGACGATCTGGTAACCCTGGACGGGGTGTTGCTGCACGACCGCGTACTCCTCCTCGGTCAGGGGGCCGACCTTGTTGAGGATCCTATTCGGGATCCCGATCTTGCCCGCGTCGTGCGCTCGGCCATCGCGGCCTGCGCCGGCAAGGCGGCGACCCGGTAGTCGCGACCGAAGGGATTGAGCTAGAACCGTGCCCCAAGACACCGGCCGCCCCGGGCAGCTCGTGTGCCGGACGAAATGAACGCGGCGGTGGGCGTGTGCTACGTCTGCGCGAAGTCGCCGATGGTCGGCTGGACCAGCCGCTTGAAGTCAGTGTAGGGGATCCGCATCGTCTCGCGGTGCGATCCGCACCGGAAGACGATCTCCGGGTCGGCCTCCAGCGCGCGGTCGGCGTAGACCGGGATGCCGTAGAGGTTGCCAAAAGGGGGCTGGGCGCCGACCTCACAGTCCGGGAAGGCCGGCGCGAACTCCGCCTCCTCGGCCAAGCGGGTCGGTTTGCCGGTGGCCTGTTGGAGCTTGGCCAGATCCAGCCGCTGCGGCGCGGTCAGCACGACCATGACCATCTGGTCTCCCGCCCACGCCATGACGGGCTTGGCCACGAGGTAGCCCGAGACGTGCTCGGCCGCCGCCACCTCTTGGGCGGTGTAGGCAATCGGGTGCCACGTCACCTGGAACGGAACGTGGTTCTCACGGAAGTACGCCTCCAGACGCTCCCGGCACGTCATCCCTCCACCTCCCCGGCGAGTCGCGACCGCCTGCGCGATTTCATTGTAGCGCCGCCGCACGAGGGAAGGATGGGTTGCGCGTCGAAATGTCACCGAGGAGGGTTGCGATGCCGGCAGGCAAGGGGCTCGAGGCGGCTGATAAGCGCTATCTGGCGGGGATCATCCACCAGGTCTGGCGCGCCTGCCAGGGGTTCGTCACCGTAGTCATGGAGCGCGGTCCCGAGGACGCGTTCTTCGTCTTGGACGAACTCAACGAGTGGGCGTCCCAGCAGCGGCGGCGACTGGCCGCACGCAGCGGTCGGCGCCCCGTGGGGGTGACCCCCCACGGGATGCGGGTCGGTCGCGAGCTGCTGGACGACGTGAGCGCGTTCTGCGTGGCGATCGGAGACATGGTGGCCCGGCTCCAGTACGGGCCCCTGGGGCCCGACGAAGTCGAAGAGGAGTGCCTGGCAAT includes:
- a CDS encoding YbaK/EbsC family protein gives rise to the protein MTCRERLEAYFRENHVPFQVTWHPIAYTAQEVAAAEHVSGYLVAKPVMAWAGDQMVMVVLTAPQRLDLAKLQQATGKPTRLAEEAEFAPAFPDCEVGAQPPFGNLYGIPVYADRALEADPEIVFRCGSHRETMRIPYTDFKRLVQPTIGDFAQT
- a CDS encoding HD domain-containing phosphohydrolase, translating into MSWGTVLAQSLRSRLPGRRLAGAGRDGRAHDAGKIGIPNRILNKVGPLTEEEYAVVQQHPVQGYQIVREIASLRDELPGVLHHYEWYDGGGYPAGLSGTQIPLQARILAVADVYDALTSDRPYRRPSATGRP